The nucleotide window GGCTGCCGCGGATCCGCAACCATGCGCATGTGTCCGAGAACCCGTCCGTGCGGTCGGTGCGCCACGCGCTGGCGATCGACGAGCGGCGCACGATGTACCTGCCGACACCCTGGCCCGGGGGCGGCGAGTACTGGGGCAGCGCGTTCCGGCCCCAAGACGAGAGCAAGATCGCGCCGCAGGACGTGGACGAGGTGTGGTTCTCGGGCGTGCATGGCGACGTGGGCGGCGGCTATCCCGAAAAGCGCAGCCAACTGGCGAAGTTTCCGCTGACATGGATGATCGACGAGCTGCGTCCCTTGGGGGTGATGTTCAAGGAACCGACGGTGCGGCGGCTGGTTCTGGGAGAGGATGCGGAGGGGCGCTATGTGGCGCCCGATCCGCTGGCGCGGCCCAACGAGTCGATGACGTGGGGCTGGAAGGTGGTCGAATTCCTGCCGTTCTTTAAGACGCGCTACAGCCTGAGCCGGCGCAGGACGTTCCTGGGGTTCTACCTGCCGCTCTGCGAGTACCGGCATATTCCTCAGGGCGCGCGGGTGCATGGCTCGGTCTTTGTGCGGCGTGGGACGACGGCGGATTATCCGCAGCCGAATATCCCCGAGGATCACGTGGTTGTGGGAGAAGGGGATGGGGACGCCTGAAGGCATGGAATAATGGTCCGGGTCCTTGGTCGTCTTAAAATGTTGCACATCTACCTCGAAGGAGTCTTGCTCACGAATCGCGGTTGTGCGGATTGTCCTGTCGCGTTTGCCTGATGACTGAATTTCTGCTTTGCTATCAACCTCCACTTAACTCCATACCGGACAGGGTTGCTTGCTCACTTCTCAGCTTTTTGTAGATTGGCTCAACGGCATGCATTAGTTCGTGAGCAGGGAAATTGGTCACTGAGGTATGGGCAGAAAAATCACCTTCATCCCACGCTTTGATCACCGCATCGTAAACGTGAATATGGGCTAGAACGTCGGTAAATACTTTTGGCAGCTGATCATCCTCTACTAGGTCCATGTGATCAACGATTATGGCTTCAAGTTTCTTATTCATTGGGTGAAACACGTGCCTCATCCAGTGCCGCCATGTAGCCAGCTCTTCTTCAGTCAAATGGTACCCGTCGGCGAAGTAACCCGCTTGACCATGTTTCGGCCATTTGGTCTTCGAAAAAGAGGACCATGCTTCGTTTCCAGCCAGCAGTCTCGCGTAAAGCGGCCCGTATAGGAGCCTTAGTTTGTCGTTCACTAGCTTAAGCCGCACTTCCTGCTGCGACCGGTAGCGAGCGTGAAAGTATGTGAATAGCCAGCCGCCAGTTGCAACAATTAGCGTGATCACAAAAGGCAAAAAACTAATCCAAGACATTGACCCGTTGTTCATTCACAGTCTCCTCGGCGCTGACTGCTCTGATTGATCAAATTTCATAGTGAGTTAACGTCCAATAAAATTTGAAAAAAAGATACGAGGGTTTGCTTTGAATATCATTTCCGCAAGATTTTTCTGTGTCGGCTATTGCTGCGTCAAGAAAAAATATCAGACATCCGCGGATGTTGCGTCATTGGTCACATTGGGCTCATTGCCGACATGCCGGCGGTGCCGCGACGATCCCGCCCGCCAACTGTCAGAGCGCGGGCAGGCGGTACATGCCCTGGCGCGAGAAGGCGAGCGAGGAGCCGTCGGCGATATGGCCGGCAAAGCGGGCGGCTATGATGCGCAGGGCGGTCTGGCGCCCCTTGGCGATGAGCGCGCGGCGCGATGGCAGAAGCGGCGCGTGGCCCGGCATCAGCAGGGTCTGGGACCAGATCAGCGGATGCAGTTCCTGCAGGTGATGTTCGAGAATCCAGTCGACGCAGTCGTGGATCTCGGCTCGTGTGCGGTCGGCATGGGGCGAGAGCACCCGGTCGCCCGCGCCGGGCGCCATGGCGATGGCGCAGAAGGCGGCCAGAAGGTTTATCACGTGCTGGTCGTCCTTGCGGGCGAGGATGTCGCGCAGCCCCTCGACGAAGAAGCCCGGTTCGAGCAGGTCGAACGCGCGCGGGTCGAGCGCCAGGGCGTCGAGATAGGCCCAGGTGTAGGCGCCGGCGCCCCAGGTGTCCTGGGTGCGGGCGGCGACGCGGCGGGCGGCGACCTCGAGCGCCTTCACGCCACCGGCATAGGGCGGCAGGATGTGGCGGCCAAGCGCGCGGATATGGCGGTGGCCGTCGGGATCGAGCGCGATCAGGGCCCCGTATTCCTCGGCCACGCGGCGGCCGCGCTTGTCGCAGGCGGCAATGAGGGCGCAGCGGGCGGCGGCGATCGAGGGCGAGTCGATGACGGGGCCGTCATAGGGCTCCAGGATGGCGTCGGCGCTGGCGATATGGCCGGCAATGGCGCGGGCCGCGGTGGCGGGATCGTCGCGGGCGGCGATGTTGCGCCAGGCCCAGGCGATGTCGATATGCGCCAGCGCCACGACGAGGGCCGTGGGGTAGTCGCCCGGCATCTCGTCGAGCACCTCCTCCAGCGCCTCGATGGCCTCGGGCGCCGGGGGCTGGCCGTCATGCAGCGAATCCTCGGCGGCGGCGACGATATCGCCGCGCGCGCCCTGGGCCAGCAGCAGCGAGGCGGTTTCGCCGCCCGGCGTGGCCAGACGGGTGTGATCGGCGTACTGGATCTTGTCCGACAGGGCCTGCCACGCTTCCTGCCGGGCGAGTTTCTGGCCGCGATCCTGGTGGGTGGCGCGGGCCATTTCCTCGTCCGAGACCGGCAGCGAGGGCACGATGATGCGCTTGGCCAGCGAATCGATATCCTCGGTCGAGCGGCGCGGCGCCGGGCCCGGGCGGGCGGGCGCGCTGCGCGCGGCGAACCACTTGCGCAGGCCGCGGGGCGGCTTGGTGGACGGGGGGAGGGGCGCGCCGCCTTGCGCGCCGTGATGTCGGGACTGTCGTGCCATACCTTCGGCCTGCTCGTAATGTCGGGACCTTTGTGACAGGGCAATCCGGCCAAAAAGCGGCAGGGACGCGGAGACAAGAGGGAAATTGCCCATGGTCTCAATAGTCTTGCCTTGGCGCGGGGTTCCGGGCAGACTGCGCCGATGCTCAGGTTCGCTGCCCTTGTGATATGCCTGTGCTTTCAGTCACTTGCCGCGGCCGAGGAGGACGGCGTGGTGCTGAGGGACGGAGTGGTGACACGGGTGTCGCCGCCCGCGCGCGACGGTAATGTGCCGCGCACGCGGTGGGAGCATGTGGGCGAGTCGCGCCTGTGGACGCGTGCGGCGCTGGCGGCACTGAAGGATCACGGCAAGCCCCTGACCGACATGGTGCCGCGCGACATCGAGGAGTGGTGCCCGGCCTATCCCGATGCCAGCCCGGCGCAGCGGCGGGCCTTCTGGGTGGGGTTCCTGTCGGCGCTGGTCAAGCACGAGAGCACCTATCGGTCCCGCGCCGTGGGCGGCGGCGGGCGGTGGTACGGGCTGACGCAGATTTTGCCCGCAACGGCAAGGCTTTACGGGTGTCGCGGCCGGAGCGGGGGGGACCTGAAGCACGGGCCGACGAACCTGAGCTGCGCGATCCGGATCATGGCCAAGACGGTGACGCGGGACGGCGTGGTGTCGCGCGGGATGCGCGGCGTGGCGGCCGATTGGGGGCCGCTGCACAGCGGCAGCAAGCGGCGCGACATGATGGCGTGGACGCGGCGGCAGACCTATTGCAAGCCGATGAGTACCGTGCGTCCGCGGCTGCGGCCCGACGACCTGGTGGTGGTGCGCACGCTTCCCGCGCCCGAGCCCGAGGCGATCGGGGTCGAACCCGCGGTGCAGGACCTGCCCGATGTCGTGGGTCGCGCGCCGGAGGCGGAGACGCCCGAGGCGCAGGAGGTGCCGGCGGCGGCGGATGCCGCGCCCGAGCCGCAGCCGATTCCCGTCAGCGAATAGTCCCGATCATTTGATGCGGAAGGCGCGGCGGATCTCGTCGAGCGCCTCGCGCTGTTTGGCGTTTAGATCGCCCGTTCCAGCCTGCGCCGTGGCGGTGACGACCGACAGGAGCGGCTCGAAGCTGGCCTGACCGTCAAGCTTGTAGAGTTTGCGGCCGAGGCGCGGTACGGCGGTTTCCGGGCCGTGGCATTCGGAGACGAACCAGTGGCCGAGGATCAGCGCCTCGTCGGCGTCGGCGGCGGACATCTGCAACTGCTCGCGCAAGGCGGCATTGAGCGCGTCGCGCTGCTCCTTCGTGGGCAGGTCGTCCATTTCCAGAAACGCGGTGCCGAGGGCGGCGATGGCGAGGTTCGGCTCCTCGATGGTCTCGACCGGGTGGATGTTGGTCTGGCGCTTGAAGCCGAAGCGGCGGGCGGCGGAGCGCACGTCGCGGGCCATGTCGGAGAGGTCGGAGGCGACATGTGCGGCGTTGCGGGCGCGGATGACGAGGAAATAAGCCGCCGTGGAGAGGCCGATCAGGCCGAGAATAATGTGCATAGCTGAAAGTCCCTTGCGGCAACGTGCGGTCAGTTAAGCGGCCCCGCATGATGACGCAACGGCAATGCGCGGGGCGGCTTGATCTGTCAGTCGCGGTGTGGCCGAAAAGGTTCTAATCGAAGGTCAGTCGCCGCGGATGCGGGTCACCATTTCTGTGGTGTCGGGGCTGAGGTTGGGCGTCGACAGGATGCGGTCGAGCTGGGACGTGATGAGACCCTGGCGGGTCTCGTCGTAGCGCCGCCAGGTCTCGAACGCCGAGCACATCCGCGCGGTGGTTTGCGGGTTGAGCGGATCGAGCCGGATCAGCCAGTCGGCCAGAAGGTCGTAGCCCGCGCCCGAGACGTGGTGAAAGCCCGCCGCGTTCATGGTGAGCGCGCCCAGCGTGGCGCGGAAGCGGTTGGGATTTTTCATCGTGAAATCAGGATGTTCTGTGAGGTGGGCCGCCGTGGCTGCGGCGTCTTCGGGGGCGGCGTGGACGACCTGCATCATGAACCACTTGTCGATCACCAGGCGGTCGTTCTGCCACTGGGTGTAGAAGGATTGCGTGGCCGCCGCGCCCTTGCCGGCCTGAAGCAGGCAGGAGAAGGCGGCAAGCTGTTGCGTCATGTTGTCGGCGGCATCGAACTGTTTCTGTGCCTGCGCGCCGCCGTCGAGCCGGTTGATCAGGCTGAGGGCGGCGTTGGCGAGCGACCGGGCGCCGGATTGTGCGGCGTCGGGCCGGTAGGGCTCGGACACCTGGAACTGGGCGTAAAGGCGCGTTGCGGTGTCCTGCATCCGTTCGGCGCGGGCGTGGCGCAGGGTCTCGATGGCGTCCCAGATGGCCTGCGGGTCGGGGGTGGTGCCGGTGTCGAAAAGCGTCTGTGCAAGGTCGTCCTGGCTAGGCAGGCCGAGAGCCAGCGCGCGGAAGGCCGGATCGAGGCTGTCGTCGCGGGCCACGGTGTGCACGGCGTCTATGTAGGCCTCGTCGGGGGCGGCGCCGTCGCGGATCATGGCGACAAGGGCGTCGCGGGCAAGGTCGCGGCCCGCTTCCCACTTGTTGAATGGGTCGGTGTCGTGGGCGAGCAGGAAGGCGCGTTCGTCGTTGGTGGTGTCGCGTTCGATGATGACGGGCGCGGAGAAGCCGCGGAGGATGGAGGGGACGGGTTTCGACGACAGGCCGTCGAAGGTAAAGCTTTGTTTTGCTTCGGTCATTTCGAGCACCTTGGTGGGCTGCACCTCGTCGCCGTTGGGCGACAGCAGGCCCACGGCGATGGGGATGACGCGGGGCGGCTTGTCGTCCTGTCCCGGGGTGGGGGGTGTGTGCTGCTCGAAGGTGAGGGTGTAGGTGCCGCCCGAGAAATCGTCGGTGACCGAGACGCGCGGGGTGCCCGCGTCCTCGTACCAGCGTTTGAACTGGGAGAGGTCGCGGCCGGTGGTGTCCTCGAACACTTTCAGCCAGTCCTCGATCGTGGCGGCGTCGCCGTCGTGGCGGGTGAAATAGAGGTCGAGGGCCTGGTAATAGGCCGCGTCGCCGACGAGGGTTTTCAGCATCCCGATCAGCTCGGCGCCTTTTTCGTAGACGGTGGCGGTGTAGAAATTGTTGATCTCGACAAAGCTGGCGGGGCGGACGGGGTGCGCGAGTGGGCCGTTATCCTCGCGGAACTGTCGGGCGCGCAGGGTGATGACGTCGTCGATGCGCTTGACAGGCTCGGACCGCATGTCGGCGGTGAACTGGGCGTCGCGGAAGACGGTGAGGCCTTCCTTCAAGCAAAGCTGGAACCAGTCGCGGCAGGTGATGCGGTTGCCGGTCCAGTTGTGGAAATATTCATGCGCGATGATCGCCTCGATCCGCTCGAAATTCATGTCGGTCGAGGTTTCGGGGCTGGCCAGCACGGCGGAGGAGTTGAAGATGTTCAGCCCCTTGTTTTCCATCGCGCCCATGTTGAAATCGTCGACCGCGACGATGTTGAAAATGTCGAGGTCGTATTCGCGGCCATAGACGTCTTCGTCCCATTTCATGGACTTCTTGAGCGCCTCCATGCCGAAGGCGCATTTGTGCTCGTCACCGGGGCGGACCCAGATGTTGAGCTCCACCTGCTTGCCGGATTTCGTGGTGAAGCTGTCGGGGTGGTTTATCAGGTCACCGGCCACCAGCGCGAAGAGATAGGCGGGTTTGGGCCAGGGATCGTGCCATGCGGCAAAGCCGTCGCCGGATGCGCCAGGGTTGCCGTTGGAAAGCTTGATCGTCTCGTCGCCCTCGATGCGGACGTCAAAGGTGGCCATCACGTCGGGGCGGTCGGGGTAATAGGTGATCTTGCGAAAACCCTCGGCCTCGCACTGGGTGCAGTACATGCCGTTCGACATGTAGAGACCTTCGAGCGCGGTGTTGCGGATGGGGGCGATTTCGACCTCGGCCTCGAACGTAAAGGGGGCGTCGGGGGCGGCGACGGTGAGGCCGCGGGGTGTGACCTCTGGCGTGACCCCGGTGCCGTCGATGTGGGCGGCGATCAGGGTCAGATCCTCGCCGTCGAGGCGCAGGGGGCCGCCGGGCCCGTCGGGATTGGGGCGAAAGGCGATCTTGCTGATGACGCGGGTCTTTTCCGGGTCGAGACGGAAGGTGAGCGAGACATGATCGACCAGATGCGCGGGGGGCGTATAGTCGGCCAGATAGATCGGCTGGGGGGCGGCGTCTTTCATCGCGTGTCTCTCCGTCTGGGAAGGTTCGTGCGGAGGGTAGGGCGATGCGAAAGGGGAGGCAACGTGGAAACGGGAGGCAGGTGCAGACGGACGCTCCCGGCCCCCCGGGGCCCCGGGATGCAATGTGGCGCCCCGACAGGTGCGGTGCCTCCGCCTGCGCCCTGAAACTAGGCGAGGGGGCTTGGGAAAGGGTTAACAGGGCGGCAAATTTGCAGTCCCGCTTGTGCGCCTGTTGAGGTTTTCTTATTCGTTGGTGATATTATCCTAAAGTCGCAACCGCAGCAGACGAAGGACACACATGACGCGCCCCGTGATCGGCATTATCGGCAACAGCTACGCCATCGACGACCGCTATCCCGTGCACGCGGTGGGGCGGATGAACTCGGAAGCGGTGTCGGAGGTGTCGGACTGCATTCCGATGCTGGTGGCGAGCGATCCGGCGCTGGTGAGCGTCGAGGAATTGATGGCGATCTGCGACGGGTTCGTGCTGACCGGCGGGCGGCCCAATATCCATCCCGAGGAATATGGCGAGGCGCCCACCGAGGCGCATGGCGCCTTTGACCGCGAGCGCGATGCGCTGACCCTGCCGCTGGTGCGGGCCTGCGTGGCGAAAGGGCAGCCGATCCTGGGGATCTGCCGTGGCTTCCAAGAGGTGAACGTGGCGCTGGGCGGCACGCTGCATCCCGAGATCCGCGACTTGCCGGGGCGCGACAACCACCGGATGCCGCCCGACGGCACGCTGGAGGAGAAATTCGCGCTGCGCCACGAGGTCACGTTTTCCGAGGGCGGCGTTTTCCATCGGCTGATGGGATCGGACAAGGTGATGACCAACACGCTGCACGGGCAGGGGATCGTCAAGCCGGGCAAGGGTATCGTGGTTGACGGCCACGCGCATGACGGCACGCCCGAGGCCGTCTATATCGACGGCGCGCCGGGCTTTGCGCTGGCGGTGCAATGGCACCCGGAATGGAACGCCGAGAACGATCCGGTCAGCCGCTGCCTGTTCGAGGCGCTGGGCGATGCCGCCCGCAAATGGCAGGCGGGCGCGCGTGGCCCCGCGCTGCGCCTGGCGTGAACGGGACGGCGTGAAGACGCACCGGGCGGCACCCCCGGGCTAGTAGAACGCGCCTCCGGTGTCTTCGATCAGAAGGGCGGCCTCGTGTTTCCTGAGGCAGGTGCGGGCGGTTTCCAGGTGGTGGCCCGGCGCGGTGCGCAGTTCGGGGAAAAGCGCGAACAGCTCTTCGCGGGCGGGCTCTGCGATGGCGTCCAGGCCGACATCGCCGGCGTGAAAGCTCTCGGTGGCGTAGCCTTCGGCGTAGATCACCTCGTGATGGTCGAACATCAGGTGAATATAGGTGACCTGGTCGCAGGGCTGGCGCAGGACCTCGCGGCCATCGACCAGATGTGTCGCGGGCACCAGAACCTCGCTTTCCCCGAACAGAAGCTCGGCACGGTAGCCGGTATAGAGGATGCGGTGCTGGGGCGAGACCAGCAGGCCCTTGCGCGTGGGGTCGAGCGCGGCCGCGCCGACGCGGATCGGGGCGAAACGGCCTTGGCCCTCGACGGTGCGCCTGCCGATCCAGCGGATCGGGCGCAGGCCCTGGTCGCGGGTGACGACGAGGTCGCCGGGTTGCAGGGTTTCGATGGGACGGTCGCCGTGGCTGGTGAGGATCATCGTGCCGGGGGTGAAACAGATTATGTTCTCGATCTCGGAGAAGGTGACGGGCGTGCCGTCGGCCATGGTGAAGCTGCCCGAGAGGCCGCCCGCCGCGTCGTCGGTATTGGAGAACGTGATTGAGTCGCGGCTGACGTCCGGGGTGAGGATCAGCGTGTCGCCATTGGTTTCGTCGCCCTCGCCGCCGGTGAGGTCGATGGCGGCGTTGCCGGTGCCGGTGGTGTCGAGATCGGTCAGGCGGAACGTGTCGTCGCCGTCGCCGCCTTGCACGGTGTCGCCCTGGTCGACGAGGATTTCGTCGTCGCCCGTGCCCGCGTCGATCTGATCGGCCCCGGTGCCGCCGTCGATCGTGTCGTTGCCCGCGCCCGAAACGAGCGTGTCGTCGCCTGCACCCGCCTGAACCGAATCGTCGTTGGTGCCGGTGGCGTTGTCGGCGGCGTCGATGGCGTCGCCTTGTGGGTCGCCGGTGTATCCGGCGTCGATCAGGTCGGCACCGCCCGTGCCGGTGACGATGTCGTCGGGCGCGGGCATGCCCATGGCCGCCAGCGCGTCCTCGTCCGAAAGGTCGGCGGGGGCGATGCCGACAAGGGTGAGGCTGTCGCCGCTGGGAAGGCTGAGCAGCGCGTTGCCGAATCCGTCGTCGCCCACGGTGATGTCGCGGGTGTTGAGC belongs to Roseovarius sp. THAF27 and includes:
- a CDS encoding DUF2235 domain-containing protein; this encodes MPKNIILLCDGTSNEIARNRTNILRLYGCLKKDEDQLVFYDPGVGTFGAENAWLSFWRRAVEIWGLITGWGLDANVKEAYRFLVEHYDDGTRENVADEAPDRIYIIGFSRGAYTARVLAGFIHALGLIEARNLNLLNYAYRAYKNIGQATGRDVTDAREPERNPFAEVRLFERMLRPRRPAIRALGLFDTVGSVIEWSARLPRIRNHAHVSENPSVRSVRHALAIDERRTMYLPTPWPGGGEYWGSAFRPQDESKIAPQDVDEVWFSGVHGDVGGGYPEKRSQLAKFPLTWMIDELRPLGVMFKEPTVRRLVLGEDAEGRYVAPDPLARPNESMTWGWKVVEFLPFFKTRYSLSRRRTFLGFYLPLCEYRHIPQGARVHGSVFVRRGTTADYPQPNIPEDHVVVGEGDGDA
- a CDS encoding transglycosylase SLT domain-containing protein yields the protein MLRFAALVICLCFQSLAAAEEDGVVLRDGVVTRVSPPARDGNVPRTRWEHVGESRLWTRAALAALKDHGKPLTDMVPRDIEEWCPAYPDASPAQRRAFWVGFLSALVKHESTYRSRAVGGGGRWYGLTQILPATARLYGCRGRSGGDLKHGPTNLSCAIRIMAKTVTRDGVVSRGMRGVAADWGPLHSGSKRRDMMAWTRRQTYCKPMSTVRPRLRPDDLVVVRTLPAPEPEAIGVEPAVQDLPDVVGRAPEAETPEAQEVPAAADAAPEPQPIPVSE
- the pepN gene encoding aminopeptidase N, with amino-acid sequence MKDAAPQPIYLADYTPPAHLVDHVSLTFRLDPEKTRVISKIAFRPNPDGPGGPLRLDGEDLTLIAAHIDGTGVTPEVTPRGLTVAAPDAPFTFEAEVEIAPIRNTALEGLYMSNGMYCTQCEAEGFRKITYYPDRPDVMATFDVRIEGDETIKLSNGNPGASGDGFAAWHDPWPKPAYLFALVAGDLINHPDSFTTKSGKQVELNIWVRPGDEHKCAFGMEALKKSMKWDEDVYGREYDLDIFNIVAVDDFNMGAMENKGLNIFNSSAVLASPETSTDMNFERIEAIIAHEYFHNWTGNRITCRDWFQLCLKEGLTVFRDAQFTADMRSEPVKRIDDVITLRARQFREDNGPLAHPVRPASFVEINNFYTATVYEKGAELIGMLKTLVGDAAYYQALDLYFTRHDGDAATIEDWLKVFEDTTGRDLSQFKRWYEDAGTPRVSVTDDFSGGTYTLTFEQHTPPTPGQDDKPPRVIPIAVGLLSPNGDEVQPTKVLEMTEAKQSFTFDGLSSKPVPSILRGFSAPVIIERDTTNDERAFLLAHDTDPFNKWEAGRDLARDALVAMIRDGAAPDEAYIDAVHTVARDDSLDPAFRALALGLPSQDDLAQTLFDTGTTPDPQAIWDAIETLRHARAERMQDTATRLYAQFQVSEPYRPDAAQSGARSLANAALSLINRLDGGAQAQKQFDAADNMTQQLAAFSCLLQAGKGAAATQSFYTQWQNDRLVIDKWFMMQVVHAAPEDAAATAAHLTEHPDFTMKNPNRFRATLGALTMNAAGFHHVSGAGYDLLADWLIRLDPLNPQTTARMCSAFETWRRYDETRQGLITSQLDRILSTPNLSPDTTEMVTRIRGD
- a CDS encoding gamma-glutamyl-gamma-aminobutyrate hydrolase family protein, with the translated sequence MTRPVIGIIGNSYAIDDRYPVHAVGRMNSEAVSEVSDCIPMLVASDPALVSVEELMAICDGFVLTGGRPNIHPEEYGEAPTEAHGAFDRERDALTLPLVRACVAKGQPILGICRGFQEVNVALGGTLHPEIRDLPGRDNHRMPPDGTLEEKFALRHEVTFSEGGVFHRLMGSDKVMTNTLHGQGIVKPGKGIVVDGHAHDGTPEAVYIDGAPGFALAVQWHPEWNAENDPVSRCLFEALGDAARKWQAGARGPALRLA